Proteins from one Telopea speciosissima isolate NSW1024214 ecotype Mountain lineage chromosome 1, Tspe_v1, whole genome shotgun sequence genomic window:
- the LOC122671558 gene encoding uncharacterized protein LOC122671558, with protein sequence MGFISRYEGFSGQLVNRQKSCFVLGDKVSMSRAHMIGAVTGFTRKSLPITYLGAPLHSGRHKICFFDEIVEKIRNKVAGWKGRLLSSGGRVTLLKHVLSSIPIHVLEMLDPPKAVTRRLYGIFADFLWGNSEWGKRKYWVCWRKICRPLDEGGLGIRLLEDVGAGTLLDYVDNGLLVNTELRVKDALGADGAWRQDILDRIDSAVVTDTS encoded by the exons ATGGGGTTTATTAGCAGATATGAAGGATTCTCGGGGCAGTTGGTCAATAGACAGAAAAGCTGTTTTGTACTGGGGGACAAGGTATCCATGTCTAGAGCGCATATGATAGGGGCGGTGACGGGGTTCACGAGGAAGTCGCTGCCAATTACCTACTTGGGGGCCCCGCTTCACTCTGGGAGGCACaagatttgtttctttgatgaaattgtggaaaaaataagaaacaaagtggCAGGCTGGAAAGGAAGGCTTCTCTCTTCTGGGGGACGGGTTACACTCTTGAAACACGTCCTATCTTCTATCCCCATCCATGTTCTAGAAATGCTGGACCCACCAAAGGCTGTCACTCGACGGTTATATGGGATATTTGCAGATTTCCTGTGGGGAAACTCGGAGTGGGGAAAACGCAAGTACTGGGTGTGTTGGAGGAAGATCTGTAGGCCACTTGATGAAGGGGGGCTGGGGATCAGACTCCTAGAGGATGTTG GGGCTGGTACTCTGCTGGACTATGTTGACAATGGCCTTCTGGTTAATACGGAGTTGAGAGTGAAAGATGCGCTGGGGGCAGACGGCGCATGGAGGCAGGACATTTTAGATCGCATCGATTCAGCTGTTGTTACAGATACATCTTGA